A single window of Columba livia isolate bColLiv1 breed racing homer chromosome 16, bColLiv1.pat.W.v2, whole genome shotgun sequence DNA harbors:
- the CD40 gene encoding tumor necrosis factor receptor superfamily member 5 isoform X1 encodes MGQWGQSTFLTWLASDSCPCPLLLRPGQRRQRLGGAGRELAGASFPPRVAARRSHRPTAEGPPARAAGGARSRCPAATAVPAPGRWQRARCWEPGDAIRCFDKQYEHKGRCCNRCQPGEKLVSECNSTEDSVCTRCESGHYQQGWTREKHCAPHDICDDNTGLIVKVQGNATHNTVCQCRAGMHCSDTSCQTCVENQPCQRGFGFVAAKAVARMSSPCEPCAEGTFSNVSSKTEPCHPWTSCEEKGLMVKVQGTNTSDVICESSRRSSLSVLIPITAAVVTCLLGICIYCLVHTDPRRQRQKQIGARKPRELEDQQQPIEMEEEPFPVQETLLRGQPVAQEDGKESRMSEQERP; translated from the exons ATGGGGCAGTGGGGCCAGAGCACTTTCCTCACTTGGCTCGCAAGTGactcctgcccctgcccgctCCTCCTTCGCCccgggcagcgcaggcagcggCTCGGCGGGGCTGGCAGGGAGCTGGCAGGAGCCAGCTTCCCACCTCGGGTGGCAGCAAGACGTTCACACAGACCCACCGCGGAGGGACCCCCAGCCCGGGCGGCAGGTGGGGCCCGGTCCAGGTGTCCCGCAGCGACAGCTGTTCCTGCACCGGGACGGTGGCAGCGAGCCCGG TGCTGGGAGCCTGGTGATGCCATAAGGTGCTTTGACAAGCAGTATGAACACAAGGGCAGGTGCTGCAACCGGTGTCAGCCAG GGGAAAAGCTGGTCTCCGAATGCAACAGCACAGAAGACTCGGTCTGCACCCGCTGCGAGAGCGGGCACTATCAGCAGGGTTGGACCAGGGAGAAGCACTGTGCCCCACACGATATCTGTGATGACA ACACTGGCCTCATCGTGAAGGTGCAAGGAAATGCAACACACAACACGGTGTGCCAGTGCCGGGCCGGCATGCACTGCTCTGACACCAGCTGCCAGACCTGTGTGGAGAACCAGCCCTGCCAGCGTGGCTTCGGCTTCGTGGCAG CCAAGGCTGTGGCCCGGATGTCATCCCCCTGTGAGCCCTGTGCAGAAGGCACCTTCTCCAATGTTTCTTCTAAAACCGAGCCGTGCCATCCCTGGACAAG CTGTGAGGAAAAGGGGCTGATGGTGAAGGTGCAAGGGACAAACACTTCGGATGTGATCTGCG AGTCCAGCAGGCGCTCCTCGCTGTCCGTGTTGATCCCCATCACGGCTGCCGTCGTCACGTGCCTCCTGGGCATCTGTATCTACTGTCTGGTTCACACAG ATCCCAGACGACAGAGGCAGAAGCAG ATAGGGGCCAGGAAGCCCAGAGAGCTGGAGGACCAGCAGCAGCCCATAGAGATGGAGGAGGAACCCTTCCCTGTGCAGGAAACCCTGCTCAGGGGCCAGCCCGTGGCCCAGGAGGACGGCAAGGAGAGCCGCATGTCAGAGCAGGAGAGGCCGTGA
- the CD40 gene encoding tumor necrosis factor receptor superfamily member 5 isoform X4, producing MKRLGLLGLLGAMLLGCWEPGDAIRCFDKQYEHKGRCCNRCQPGEKLVSECNSTEDSVCTRCESGHYQQGWTREKHCAPHDICDDNTGLIVKVQGNATHNTVCQCRAGMHCSDTSCQTCVENQPCQRGFGFVAAKAVARMSSPCEPCAEGTFSNVSSKTEPCHPWTSCEEKGLMVKVQGTNTSDVICESSRRSSLSVLIPITAAVVTCLLGICIYCLVHTDPRRQRQKQIGARKPRELEDQQQPIEMEEEPFPVQETLLRGQPVAQEDGKESRMSEQERP from the exons ATGAAGCGGCTCGGGCTGCTGGGGCTCCTCGGCGCGATGCTGCTGGGC TGCTGGGAGCCTGGTGATGCCATAAGGTGCTTTGACAAGCAGTATGAACACAAGGGCAGGTGCTGCAACCGGTGTCAGCCAG GGGAAAAGCTGGTCTCCGAATGCAACAGCACAGAAGACTCGGTCTGCACCCGCTGCGAGAGCGGGCACTATCAGCAGGGTTGGACCAGGGAGAAGCACTGTGCCCCACACGATATCTGTGATGACA ACACTGGCCTCATCGTGAAGGTGCAAGGAAATGCAACACACAACACGGTGTGCCAGTGCCGGGCCGGCATGCACTGCTCTGACACCAGCTGCCAGACCTGTGTGGAGAACCAGCCCTGCCAGCGTGGCTTCGGCTTCGTGGCAG CCAAGGCTGTGGCCCGGATGTCATCCCCCTGTGAGCCCTGTGCAGAAGGCACCTTCTCCAATGTTTCTTCTAAAACCGAGCCGTGCCATCCCTGGACAAG CTGTGAGGAAAAGGGGCTGATGGTGAAGGTGCAAGGGACAAACACTTCGGATGTGATCTGCG AGTCCAGCAGGCGCTCCTCGCTGTCCGTGTTGATCCCCATCACGGCTGCCGTCGTCACGTGCCTCCTGGGCATCTGTATCTACTGTCTGGTTCACACAG ATCCCAGACGACAGAGGCAGAAGCAG ATAGGGGCCAGGAAGCCCAGAGAGCTGGAGGACCAGCAGCAGCCCATAGAGATGGAGGAGGAACCCTTCCCTGTGCAGGAAACCCTGCTCAGGGGCCAGCCCGTGGCCCAGGAGGACGGCAAGGAGAGCCGCATGTCAGAGCAGGAGAGGCCGTGA
- the CD40 gene encoding tumor necrosis factor receptor superfamily member 5 isoform X3, with protein sequence MGQWGQSTFLTWLASDSCPCPLLLRPGQRRQRLGGAGRELAGASFPPRVAARRSHRPTAEGPPARAAGGARSRCPAATAVPAPGRWQRARCWEPGDAIRCFDKQYEHKGRCCNRCQPGEKLVSECNSTEDSVCTRCESGHYQQGWTREKHCAPHDICDDNTGLIVKVQGNATHNTVCQCRAGMHCSDTSCQTCVENQPCQRGFGFVAAKAVARMSSPCEPCAEGTFSNVSSKTEPCHPWTSCEEKGLMVKVQGTNTSDVICESSRRSSLSVLIPITAAVVTCLLGICIYCLVHTDPRRQRQKQQGQKSGICPGCQ encoded by the exons ATGGGGCAGTGGGGCCAGAGCACTTTCCTCACTTGGCTCGCAAGTGactcctgcccctgcccgctCCTCCTTCGCCccgggcagcgcaggcagcggCTCGGCGGGGCTGGCAGGGAGCTGGCAGGAGCCAGCTTCCCACCTCGGGTGGCAGCAAGACGTTCACACAGACCCACCGCGGAGGGACCCCCAGCCCGGGCGGCAGGTGGGGCCCGGTCCAGGTGTCCCGCAGCGACAGCTGTTCCTGCACCGGGACGGTGGCAGCGAGCCCGG TGCTGGGAGCCTGGTGATGCCATAAGGTGCTTTGACAAGCAGTATGAACACAAGGGCAGGTGCTGCAACCGGTGTCAGCCAG GGGAAAAGCTGGTCTCCGAATGCAACAGCACAGAAGACTCGGTCTGCACCCGCTGCGAGAGCGGGCACTATCAGCAGGGTTGGACCAGGGAGAAGCACTGTGCCCCACACGATATCTGTGATGACA ACACTGGCCTCATCGTGAAGGTGCAAGGAAATGCAACACACAACACGGTGTGCCAGTGCCGGGCCGGCATGCACTGCTCTGACACCAGCTGCCAGACCTGTGTGGAGAACCAGCCCTGCCAGCGTGGCTTCGGCTTCGTGGCAG CCAAGGCTGTGGCCCGGATGTCATCCCCCTGTGAGCCCTGTGCAGAAGGCACCTTCTCCAATGTTTCTTCTAAAACCGAGCCGTGCCATCCCTGGACAAG CTGTGAGGAAAAGGGGCTGATGGTGAAGGTGCAAGGGACAAACACTTCGGATGTGATCTGCG AGTCCAGCAGGCGCTCCTCGCTGTCCGTGTTGATCCCCATCACGGCTGCCGTCGTCACGTGCCTCCTGGGCATCTGTATCTACTGTCTGGTTCACACAG ATCCCAGACGACAGAGGCAGAAGCAG CAGGGACAGAAATCTGGCATCTGTCCTGGCTGCCAGTGA
- the CD40 gene encoding tumor necrosis factor receptor superfamily member 5 isoform X5 has protein sequence MHCSDTSCQTCVENQPCQRGFGFVAAKAVARMSSPCEPCAEGTFSNVSSKTEPCHPWTSCEEKGLMVKVQGTNTSDVICESSRRSSLSVLIPITAAVVTCLLGICIYCLVHTDPRRQRQKQIGARKPRELEDQQQPIEMEEEPFPVQETLLRGQPVAQEDGKESRMSEQERP, from the exons ATGCACTGCTCTGACACCAGCTGCCAGACCTGTGTGGAGAACCAGCCCTGCCAGCGTGGCTTCGGCTTCGTGGCAG CCAAGGCTGTGGCCCGGATGTCATCCCCCTGTGAGCCCTGTGCAGAAGGCACCTTCTCCAATGTTTCTTCTAAAACCGAGCCGTGCCATCCCTGGACAAG CTGTGAGGAAAAGGGGCTGATGGTGAAGGTGCAAGGGACAAACACTTCGGATGTGATCTGCG AGTCCAGCAGGCGCTCCTCGCTGTCCGTGTTGATCCCCATCACGGCTGCCGTCGTCACGTGCCTCCTGGGCATCTGTATCTACTGTCTGGTTCACACAG ATCCCAGACGACAGAGGCAGAAGCAG ATAGGGGCCAGGAAGCCCAGAGAGCTGGAGGACCAGCAGCAGCCCATAGAGATGGAGGAGGAACCCTTCCCTGTGCAGGAAACCCTGCTCAGGGGCCAGCCCGTGGCCCAGGAGGACGGCAAGGAGAGCCGCATGTCAGAGCAGGAGAGGCCGTGA
- the CD40 gene encoding tumor necrosis factor receptor superfamily member 5 isoform X2 gives MGQWGQSTFLTWLASDSCPCPLLLRPGQRRQRLGGAGRELAGASFPPRVAARRSHRPTAEGPPARAAGGARSRCPAATAVPAPGRWQRARCWEPGDAIRCFDKQYEHKGRCCNRCQPGEKLVSECNSTEDSVCTRCESGHYQQGWTREKHCAPHDICDDNTGLIVKVQGNATHNTVCQCRAGMHCSDTSCQTCVENQPCQRGFGFVAAKAVARMSSPCEPCAEGTFSNVSSKTEPCHPWTSCEEKGLMVKVQGTNTSDVICESSRRSSLSVLIPITAAVVTCLLGICIYCLVHTDPRRQRQKQETPGPCSPQGTQHLAGLVYQGSTSCCHQEQRHCSPVTMLL, from the exons ATGGGGCAGTGGGGCCAGAGCACTTTCCTCACTTGGCTCGCAAGTGactcctgcccctgcccgctCCTCCTTCGCCccgggcagcgcaggcagcggCTCGGCGGGGCTGGCAGGGAGCTGGCAGGAGCCAGCTTCCCACCTCGGGTGGCAGCAAGACGTTCACACAGACCCACCGCGGAGGGACCCCCAGCCCGGGCGGCAGGTGGGGCCCGGTCCAGGTGTCCCGCAGCGACAGCTGTTCCTGCACCGGGACGGTGGCAGCGAGCCCGG TGCTGGGAGCCTGGTGATGCCATAAGGTGCTTTGACAAGCAGTATGAACACAAGGGCAGGTGCTGCAACCGGTGTCAGCCAG GGGAAAAGCTGGTCTCCGAATGCAACAGCACAGAAGACTCGGTCTGCACCCGCTGCGAGAGCGGGCACTATCAGCAGGGTTGGACCAGGGAGAAGCACTGTGCCCCACACGATATCTGTGATGACA ACACTGGCCTCATCGTGAAGGTGCAAGGAAATGCAACACACAACACGGTGTGCCAGTGCCGGGCCGGCATGCACTGCTCTGACACCAGCTGCCAGACCTGTGTGGAGAACCAGCCCTGCCAGCGTGGCTTCGGCTTCGTGGCAG CCAAGGCTGTGGCCCGGATGTCATCCCCCTGTGAGCCCTGTGCAGAAGGCACCTTCTCCAATGTTTCTTCTAAAACCGAGCCGTGCCATCCCTGGACAAG CTGTGAGGAAAAGGGGCTGATGGTGAAGGTGCAAGGGACAAACACTTCGGATGTGATCTGCG AGTCCAGCAGGCGCTCCTCGCTGTCCGTGTTGATCCCCATCACGGCTGCCGTCGTCACGTGCCTCCTGGGCATCTGTATCTACTGTCTGGTTCACACAG ATCCCAGACGACAGAGGCAGAAGCAG GAGACACCAGGACCCTGCTCACCACAAGGCACCCAGCACCTTGCAGGGCTGGTTTACCAAGGCTCCACGTCTTGCTGCCACCAGGAACAGAGACACTGCAGTCCTGTGACCATGCTGCTGTGA